GCGTGATCTTGACTACAGTGTCTACGGTGTAACGTCCGTACGGGTACCTTGAACTATGAGAACGCCAGCAAAATGTTCCCGGGCTTCGTTTACGATAGAGAGAATAAGGTGACGAGGCCCCGCGCAAGGCCAGCAGTCTTTCATCTCGGCTCACCGTTTCTTATCGTCCGACTGCCTTCTCATCGTCTTCTTCGCTTCTCCTTGCTGAAAGATGAGCTGAATGACAGTCGAAAGCGGAGGCATATACACATCGTATACGTGCAGGAACCGAGAGGGAGAGTgagaaaattgtataagaaGAAGTGCCGGCAGGCATCTGGCTGGCAACTGACTCCTTTCGAGGCGCTACGCCGTTTTCTTCGCTGCCTTTGAAATCTAAAAGcgtccctctctctctctctctctctctctctctcgtctcttatctctctatttttctgtTCCCCGCCCACGCCCCTGCGGGGACTAATTAAACGAGTTCTCCATCCGTCGCGTGTACCTACGATATACTGTAAAACGGCTGGACGCTGTTCGGGAGGGTGAGCAAATTCTCTTCCTCAATGACCCGGACCAAATGTATACCCAGGCTCTTCAGCTGCCACAAGTGGGAACTCGTAACCGCGTCAAACGTAACTCCGCGACTTTGATAGAGGTGAAGTGAACCGCGTTTCGAGTACGATTTCCAACTTTTGTAACTTCATTTTTACCATTCTTATTCCTGAGGATCCGTCACCGTGGTCGAAACGAGAAAACAATCCTGAAATTTCAATTGGAGCATCAACTCCAGGTATTTAAAGAGCGCTTCTTTTTCTCGCGCTTACCGTACACGGTGCCGTTGGTGTAACATTAATGAGAGAATATACGGAGCGTCGTTTCCATAGTAAAAGGATTTTAGATTCAATACCGTGGCTCCACTTGTCGTGGTCTGATGATAATTCCCGCAAACACTCtttcttctcattcttctttctttctctcagcTCCTCTGGATTCCTCGTTCGTGTGTCCCCGGTTctattcttcttttcattcggCCTTTCAATGGGCTTAACCACTTCGTTTCGGGAGGCAAACGTCTGCTGGTAGTGGTCGTGGTTTGTTCTTCCTTCGAGGAGGATTGATTGTTTTCTTTGGTAGCTTAACAAACGCCTCTCTCACTCCCAACTCGCTGTACCATCGCAAACCGAGAGTTTGTTGACTTGACCCATTTCCTCCTGATGCGGTTGATGGAGTCGCGCAGCTTGCAGGGAGCATcgcgatgcatcgattaattgACTTGATGAATTTTCTCCCCCGTGTTGTCGCCCcgattttgtttaaatacCCACAGAGAGCAGAAATCATagcagaaaatattttttacaacaggAAACACCTTCAACTTCACACCGCGACAATCGGGCCCGTGCAACAATTTCCTTGGTCTCCAACGACGACTATGCTGACCACGAGGTTGTTCAACCCATGCGAATGACTCGGTAACGAGTTGAAATAAGTTTAATTACGAGCTGCATTAGCTGTTAGCGCAAGCCTATTTACCCCTCCTCGTTTGCCACGTACTTTATTGCCGTAGGTAttaaagaatcgtgtgcacTTCTCTCCGGGTTCAAGCTGCTTTTTAtacagtaataaatattcctTTACTTGTTCTCCAAGTGCTGCCTCTAAGGAGAAATTCCCGGGTCGACTTTGGATCCCAACGggaccaaaaaaaaggaacgaaatATTATTTCTAGTCCGAGTGATTCATCACCGCGATGCGATGCGGGGACGTACATGCAGCTACCGATCTAATTCCACGTTCCAGAGAGACTATCTTATCCGAGCGAGTGGCTGCTTCTTATCGAGAAATCAATATGACCGTGCGAACATTTATGTGCCTATCCCCCGTCCCTTGTCTGCTAGAGTTACGCTTCGTGTTTCATTATATAGCTCGTAGCCGATGTAACCCGATTCTCGGAGATTAAAGTTACGAGTATGTACGTATTTAGATGCACGAAGGAAGGAATTAACGAGACCGTCCCCTGAACATGCAAAACCGGTCAACGGCCGTTCGGCCCGAGAGCAGAAAAAATACCAGGGGCAAAAAAACCGCAATCCacaagaacgaaaaaaaaccttAGACTAACGCGTTTTATCCTCTATATTCCAGGCGAGATGGCGAACACTGGACTCGAGGTACGGGAGACTGGACGAGTCCTACGGGTTCAAACGGAGACACCTCACTTGGTATCAACCGGAAGTGGACGCCTATCAGTCGCCGTGACCTTGCACCCGTTACCCGAAGGTGAGGATGCCTCCTTGCGTCAATGTTCCCAATTCCTAGTGACACCGAACGTAGTCTACGATGCATGCAGAGATTGGCGCTGAAGGTTTCAGACACTGGTTCACGCCGAGGGCGGTAACCCGGGATTCATATACGAATATAGTCGCTGGAAAATTATTCTACGGAATCATCCGCCAACGGCTGCTGCACCGGCTCCAAGTGCTACTTTGCGTCTAGCTGATCATCGTCGGTTGGAAGAGCATCCAGAATTACGTTTCTCTGTAAAGGTTTACTGGCAGCAAATAACTTGGGAGAAATTGTTccatgttttctttttttttttttatacagttcTGGGTATGCGGGAATGAATTTCTATCAATTGAATTGCGTAATTTATTCGATAGAATATTAGGTAACAACGGTGTCGGGTGATCTGGACAGATATAATCGAGACCATGACTGATACTACTTTCCAAATTCTTGTCGATTCCGGTAGGTTCTGAAATTCTTATTCGACTTGACCACCTTCCTAATCTCGCACTGCGGAGACTTCTAGAAAGAGACTTAGCCGCACTCCGTGTCTACTCTTGCAACCGACTACGCGTGCTTATTCTGGTAATTTGGTATTTCGGGGACTTGGACTCCCCGCGACTTACGGACGAACAGCGTTCGGAGCCGGTGCAACGGAGCCAGTATTCCCAAAACGACTGAAACGCCGTCGTCGACGTCGTGCTCCCGGGGCTACGCCAAAACTATATATAAATCCCCGTCCTTTGTACTCATCGAGCCCTCGAGACCCACGGCCTCGCTGGTAACCGGCAACTCCGGCATCAACAGCAGCCCTCTTCGAACTTGCATAACGCCGGCACCAACCCGCCCCATAATCGTAAACCGGGACTACGCACCGTGGTTTCTCCAACTTCATGGGGCGTCAAAAATACACCAGACTGTTTTACAGCCCAGTCAAGAACGATGGGGACGGCTTACACCTGCTCCTTCAACCCGAACGTCCGTCCCTCCATCCTGCTTTCCAAGCTCATCCTCAATGAATGAATTACATTTCTGCATAACGCCGGTCGTTCAATTAACCTACACCGCAAGAGGGTAATTAATTGGGCAATTGCTCGAGCGCGCCATTTACTCGGCTGCTGTGCCGCGCACCCCTTTCATCATCAATTATCGTTTGTAACATCTACAAAACGCAGTCTCTACACCGCGATGATTCTGACGAACCTCTTACCTCGATTGTTTCATGCAAAGGACGAGTCACTCTCGGCTCAGGCAGGGAGGCTGATATCTCGGTGTCGGGTACGGGAATCGAGCCGATTCACTGCGCCATCGAGAACGAGAACAATGTTGTGACCCTGTATCCTATCAGCGGGAAAACGGCCATCGATGGAGTTCTGGTGAACAGTCCAGTTCGACTTGCCCAAGGTATGAAAGTCGTATACAGGTGCCTAATTTATCGACATTCCTAACGTCTTTGTCTTGTTCCATTTACCCAGGGTGCATGCTGTCCTTTGGACGATCGAGTTACATGAGGTTCAATCACCCAGCAGAAGCGAAACAGTTGAAATCGGTTTTACCGAACTCGAGGATATCGATGGCGCCGATATCATTTTCGCTCGGCGACAACATGGAGAATCATCTGGAGCGGAAGCCACCTGTAGCGCCCCGTAAATCGCCCCGGAATTCGTACTCCGAGGACGAGGGTTTCCTCGGCAAGCTGACGAAGTTCGAGATGCTCGCCAGACAGGGTAGGAACGCAGTTTGCGTTTCGCCGAAGGTTTTCCCCGCCGGAAGTGGAACGGCGAATGTTCCGGCTGACCAGATACTGGGTTACTCGAGGTCGCCAAGCCTCGCGTCCCTCTCCAAGgcaaacaacaacaataacaacatcGCACCCCTTCAGAACCTGACCAATTTTGACGTGAGCAGGTCCAACACCCCGACGATAATCGCGCACGACGACAACCGGCTCCAACGACGCGAAGTGAGCAGATCTCCGGCCGGAAACGGAGTCTCAAGCACGTCGGTGCCTAACCATAACAACCTCCAGGTATTTGGGAGCCAGGAGAGTTTCGGGAAACCGGTCTACAAGCAAATGTACCATGAGAACAACAACGAGAATAACAGGAACGAGGAGAATCTACGCGTCGGTATGTCGCAGAGTCTGGTCTGTCAGCGCTCCTCGGAGTACGACAACTTCGGAAGGGAGTACGACATGAGCCAGAGCCTGATCGTGGCCAAGACAACCACCGAGTATTTTCAGGTAGATCAATTCGGCTCGAACCCGAATTTGCGGGACCATGAAAATGGTGGCTTGGGCCTCGTGAATGGCGGCTCAAACCCCCATGTCAGGAGGATCCACCCCCCAAGTCCGGCGTTCAACCGAAACCCAAAGTACAGTGACCAGCCGAGGAGAACCTACGCAAACTACGCCAGAGTCAAAAGCCCGACACCCAGCGCCGGAAGCGGGTGCTCGATCGAAGAACTCAGAGAAAGGCAGATCGATGCGGAGAACAAGAGGAAGGAGGCTGAGTATAGGCGCAGGCAGGCACAGGAGGAGAGGATGAGGGAGCAGGAGGTCGAACGACAAGAAAAACTCAGACTCGAAGAGATCCTGGCCATGTGCGCCGAGTACGAGAGACAGAGCACGGTTGATCAGAGACCCAGGCAACCGAACAGGTGAGAATTAAAGGGTGCAGGATGTCATCGGGGAATTCCTCGCTTCCCATTATCGCTTCTCACACCGTCTTATTATGTATTCCATTTTTCAGGATAAAGACGAACGGCTCACTTCCTCGGGAGAAGCGGCCCGGCTACAATTCCCCCTTCGACAGTCCGATCAGGAGTCCATCCTCCAGTGGGAGTCAGCagagtaatttttcattttccgaatCTTCGAGGCCGGGGGTTTCCTACGAGAACGTCAACCTGGTCCAGGGGGCCAGGAACGGCCGGACCGAAGTCGTTTTTGGGGGTGAAACCTCAGGGGAGAACGGCAACGAGACCATCGCTGTGAACTACGAGAACGTTAGAATAAACGAGGCCACTTCGGGATACGGGAAAATCCAGGTAGTAAACTCTAGGAGCTTACCGGCTCAGAACTACGAGAATTTTTCACCTACGAATGGAAATCTTCGACCTTCGCAAATCGAGGAACACAATCCGGtcgtgacgaaaaataacgcaACGTCTTACCAGCAGGCGAGAGGCTTCAGAAACTTTAGCAATAaccaacagcagcagcaacagcagcagcatcagcatcagTGTCAGGGTAACAGGAAAAACGGACAGCTTCAGAACAGCTGTGAAGTTATCGAGAACAAACTTGCCATATCGAACGACGACCTCCTCGAGGCTATTGAGCAGCTCTCGATGATATCGAAGTCCAAGGAGGCGTTCGCCACTCCGAAGAGAAACAACACCGAGAGGGATAACGCCAAGTCGAACGAAGCCAAGGCTGACAAGGCCAGGGAGGAGCTAGAGATTGAGGACAGAAGGAAGTACGTTGAATTCTTGCAGAACGAGAAGGTTCACATACACGGTAACATGGATGTGCTCAAGAGGAGCATCGCTGACATCGAGACACAGGAAGAGGAAATCGGCAGAGAGGTGAGAatcgagtgatttttttttttcactcagaacaaaactttgaacacAACACTCCACCATCCAATATGATGACTCTGTGGAGGGCACTTTGGTGTGACCCTTATCTTGAGGTTGATAACGAGTTTCCTATGTACGGGGAGTAACATGAGGCATAATTTTAAGATATTAGGTTTCAATATTCAGCAtcttcaaatttgaactctTCTCTGAAATCCTTCGAAACTAACGCCATTCAAAGCACAGTTACAGTCCTAGCAGTTCCTAATGAGAACCTTCAATTTCAACCGTCACACTTTCTTTTCTCAATGAATTGTGGTCGGAACGCGGAGGCGACCAGCTGTCATTATTATGATTAACATCATTGGGTAACTAGAGTCGCAATCCGAGTTCCAAAAACTCTTAGCTAAACCCGTTTCGCGAACAAAGTGTTGGCGTATTACGTCACTTCAATGTTATCTGCGATTCGAAGAGGCGCGGCAAACGCGACCAGGTCAATATTTGTTAAGCTTTTTGCATTTATGGTTAGATAGTCCGAATGCTTCCCCTCCATCATACGCAACTTCTTATCTCGCGTGTCGTGACACATGCGATCGCATGCGGCTTTGTGTCGTACCTCCTTCGACAGTCACCTCTagttttcttacaattagttgcACTTGAGCTCGTCTGTATATAGTATAGCAGTGTTTCGCGTCCCACGAAAAGAAGCGCAGTGAAATGCCTACTAAAGTCAAAAGCCTACAAAAATATGCGCGGATTTTTTTACGCCGTACTAAAAGTGACGCAGGATGCATTGGATTAAGAGAAAGAGAAGTGCGTGAAAACTTATTCAGTACACATATTCGAAGAATAGTGATGTAGCGTTTTGGAAGTAGTTAACATAGACGCATAAATTTTCAGCTGGAACTTGAGAAGGCGCTTCTGTCGGCTGAGTATGAGGCTGAGTCTTTGAAGCTCTCGCAGGATGAGGGGGAGAAAATACGGACCCAGATGCGGATTAACGAGCTCGAGAGAGAAATGGCCGAGGATACCGTCACCCAAGCCAATCTTCAGGCGGAGGCCAAACAGAGGGTTCAAAGTGCTCAGCAGGCCTGTTTCCGAATCGAGGAAGAGATCCGGGAGGCCGATGATTCCGCTGACGAAAGGAGGCGACAGGATCTCGTTGAGAAGCTCTCGGTACAGCAGGACCTCCTCGAATCCGAAAGAAAGGCCTTCGAGGATCTTGAATTTCATCACCTCGAGGAAGAAGCCAGCAAACTTGCCACCAGGGAAGAATTGCAAAGGTTAGCAATTCGTTCGTCATCTTCTTCAAAAGCTCCTTCTCGTCTCGTGGACGTTTGGAAAGCCTTCGCTCTTACCGTTTCCATTTCTGGATCCCTAATTCCTTTCTCTTTTTAGGTACCTGAGTGATTTATCGACCAGAATCGAAGCCAAAAAGGCTCAGCTCAACAATCTTGAGTCTCAGCGAACCGCCGCAAAGAATACTGCCGTCAGAGACACAAGGAGTCTCGAGAGGCAGAAGTTGGGACACGTTCGTCGCCTCGAGGAGGTAATCGCGGTTTTGTTTCCTCCGCGATGAGACAAGCTCCACCGCTCacgatttctttatttttttcatctcgaatTATTTCACATCTTCGACAAAGGTTCTAGAGATTTTTCCAATATGGCCTAATGTCGCGGTGAATTCTTTCAGGGTCGAAACAGGCTCCGGGCAATCGACGATGAACTGGAAAGCCTGTCGCGTAACGAGGCCGAGAATCCGGACGAAAAACGATCACCGAGTCGAGAGGATTTCGACAGGATATCAAGGGTCACTACGGACTCACCAATCGTCCAGACAACCGGCCAAGGCAGTCTTGGAAGAAAAACGATCGAGTCACTCAAGGAGATCGAGCGAAACAGGCAGCTCCACCTTGCCAAACAGGGTAAGTTATCGTACTGTCCAACTACCAAATACCGCAGAACTTCATTACTCCGAGCTGTATTGACAACGGGATTACGGATCATTCACAGGAAGTCAGGTGATATCCGAGGAGAGGCGGAGGGTCGAGGAACTGAAAAGACGGGTTCAGGACGAGGTCCGGACCCAGTGGGAGGAGCGGAAAATGAACTGCGCTTCTTTCAACAGCGTCGAATCTGGAGAAGAGTCGTCAAGTTATTCTACCGGCGGTCCGACGGAGAGGTGAGTTTCACCCTCTTATTTTTGTCCCAGTTTTACGATCATGGATTGACTGTTCCTCTAATACACTCGATCGAGAAGTCTAATGAACCGCTTTTCTCCACCCGATCTCCGAATCGTTACAAgtaccgaaagttttttttactgaCTGGAAGCGTCACGAGTAAATGGACTTAATTAGCAAGAAAAGCTTTACACTGATTGGTGAGAAAtggaaattgtttgaattccCGTTTAAAGAAATGGTCGGTAGAAAATCTGGTAATCTGATGAAAATAAGCAGTTTACGTACACCGCTTCTATTCAGATTCGAAGTAACAGGTTTGTTGTTTTAGAACTTTTTTTGTTAGCTTGTATCAGAGGCGTGTGACTGGTAAAATTTATCAGTACCAACGCATAACTTACGAGGTAGTCATAGATACTAGCGTAGGAAATAGATCGAGTCCCGAGGCGATATCGTCTGATCGATGAACGAATTGGTGCTAGTGCAGAATGCATAAACGTGTGGTACAGTATAACGCTTCTCTGCATGTCAAGCAGCACATTCGTAGAAATTATCGCAAGTTATCGGTGAGCTGACTGTGGCGTGTTGACTCACGTTGCCAGAGCCGATgatgattttgcgagagagagagaagaaataaaaaaacaggcAGACAACTGTACATCATAGAGGAATATAGAAAGCGAATTCAGGCTAGAGAGTGGCTTGTGCGGAGTGATCGAAGAGGGACGGTGGGGCGTGTTATCGCCGCCGATACGATATCGGCTACCTCTTGCTTTCGTCCCGTGTCCATACGTTATTATATCTGAGTGTGTCGTTGCGATGGGTATTAGCGCGTTGCGAGGTAGCGGATGATGACCGTCTACTCCCAAAGCCGACAGTAACTCGGCGATAAAAGTTAGAAAATCGAAACCGACGAGTCGATAAATTAGGCCAAGGCGGATCGCCGGTTAGCTTTTGACGCtaaaaatgatcaaagttTAGTGTTTTGGGTGACGCAGTTCACCCGCCACTCGAGTCCAACAACAAGTGAGAGTGGCGAATTCGCGAGTGCGGATCAGTTTTTGATGCACGGTGAAAGAAATTTCCCCAGCAAGATCAGAGACAGTTCGAATGTTCGTATGCATATTGGGTTGAGAATTCTGGGTACTCACCAGGGCTGATATTTGACGACGAAAATGTGCGATTAGGACGATATGAACCTCCGTCAAACAGGTGACGTTCTTCTGACCGAAGCAAGGTCCACCGGATGCAGCGTAATAACGTACATAACGAGTCACAGGTGGTATCTTTGTGCGAAAGACTGGCTTTTAGAAAATTGTTACAAACCGGCGCGAGGATTGACGATCCGAGTTTACGCTCGAATTTCGTAAGTCTGACTATAACgtcttttttcacttctcttttcatttctcaaagAGCGGGTTAGTCTTTGAAGTGTAATCAGCAGGCGCGGAAGAACATTGAACGGCTCATTAGACTCGTTTGATCTCAATATTGCCTTGAATTCGAATTCGAAATGCAGGttcgtttcgtatttttttatctagCGGAAGCGGAAGCAGCGACGGGGCCGATGGAGGAACCAGCGAGAAACTTTCACCCGGGAAATCGAGTCCTGGACCGAGTCCTGGTCCTGGTTCGGGAAGCGGAGGAGCTGGACCCTCCAACGGAAGTTACGCTCTGCTTCAGCGCGGCAATGTAAgtctaatttttgtttcgtgttagaataattttaattttagcCAAAACCCACGCAGTCAAGCCTTTAATATCTCCGGCTAGGATTTGTCAAAGTCATTcacaattacaaaaataatttgaatgttTCTAAATAAAATCTTTTCGGCGCAAAAATTCCGTTTTCACATCTCACTCCtaaaaaattcgaatcgctTCTCCCAGCTCTCTCATGCTTTGGCTGCTAAAGTTTCATCAAGCCTTCGATTGCGAAACGAATTACTGTTTGTCAGGTGACGCTGTAAGTCACGGACAGTGATAATAGTCTCACATATTTTTGGCATCGTTGAAGAAAACtaaaattattgtttgtttTCGTTCGGCTCTTTATTACACTTTAAATTCACACCATCTGTCATTTTTGAGGTAACGTAATACGATTTATCTATGTCTATAGACAcaatatcgtgaaaatttaacaattggAGAaggtggaaaagaaaattcaaaatcgtaATATTACTGCTACCATAATTTACTGGTAATAAACTAATGAACGAACAATTGTTCGGTCTCTTCCTGTTGTTGTACCGAAATTGTTGTTTACTCTGCGATTCTCTTGTCTCCTTGTCCTCTTCTCGTCTTCTCGCACCGATCTATTCTCGAGATAATAGTTGAGGATTTCCGGGAGGGCATTTGAGCAGGGGAGGGCGTCTAAACCTATTTCTAGAATAGGCGCGTTATATCGGGGAGATTTTCTCGGATGAAGAGTATCCACTCGTCGTTTCGGTACAAGGAGCACCTGCTCTAACTTATCGGGCAACATTTCTCGACACAAATCACGTGGAATAAATAGAACACGTGTTTctgaataaatcaaaaaaatttggaaaacaagaagaagaagaagaaaaagaaacttttccTGTGTACGCATAAATCTTTTTCAAGCGTTGCCAAACTTGCCAAGAAATTTTGCATTACTCGCTTCAGAGAAAATACTGAATCATCCTGCATCGGTCAGGTGCGTTATGAGATTTGCGACTCGAGGAGCGCGCGTCGcaaattttcatgttttccTGTCCGACGCCTCCAGGTACTTAAATAAAACCCAAGGCTCTTTGAACTCGGCACCGTGCAATGTTAATTATTACGACCCGGAAACCACAAAGCGGCGACGACACTTTCATGTAGCGTAGGTATAATAACCGGTAAGCTATGGGGTATGAAAAGATTATAACGAAATCCTTGCAGTTTCTCGCGTCTTTTCTCTCCATAATGCATCGTAGTTTATAGCCAAACCACTTACATCGGTATGAATTTCAACGTGGTAATAATAGACGGtgtattatatgtgtataaattttatggTTGATCGTGGGTGGGGTCGTTTATAAGCTGTCAGCAGCTGTCTATGaagataaaaacgaaaaacaaaaaaaaaaaaaaaataaaagacaccGAAAATCAAGTAAAATAGAGAATAAAACATACGTATTTTCGCGATTACGTAtgtatttcttgttttttgaatttttttatttcttttttattccgaCATCCCTTTTTTCATCCATCGTCTCGGACATTTCAGATTTAATACACACTTGTAGACAGATATATAagcgaataaaaatgttactcGACTTTAaacattatatgtatttacaaGCGTTAAGTAAATTGTTGCGTAACGTCGAATCGTACCGCTTTGGACTTATAATTACGACCACGTTATAATTCcacgaaagagagagagaaaaagtgcAAGCACACCAGgtaagaagatgaaaaaaattttaatctatGTTTCGTATGTACGTTATGGCCTACGATGTGTAGAAAGTTTTCACACCGCGGTCCTCAAGATCATTGCATAACCGGGTATGTATGTGTAAGTTATACGTGCATGTCCTCACGTTGTCAACGCTTTTTAgatgaaaactttgaaatactGCCAGGCGTGCGTGAAGAATCCATTTACGCGTTTCAATGAAAATACCGAGAGCCGAGGTCGCTGGCAGCTGATTCTAACTAAATATCCATCCAACGTGTCCTAGATTTCGGTGTACAACGCGCGTTGTCCGAGGACTGGATGTTCAATCAAATTAAACTTCGTTGTATATGGTATACATACCCT
This region of Neodiprion fabricii isolate iyNeoFabr1 chromosome 7, iyNeoFabr1.1, whole genome shotgun sequence genomic DNA includes:
- the LOC124186788 gene encoding pleckstrin homology-like domain family B member 1 codes for the protein MANTGLEVRETGRVLRVQTETPHLVSTGSGRLSVAVTLHPLPEGRVTLGSGREADISVSGTGIEPIHCAIENENNVVTLYPISGKTAIDGVLVNSPVRLAQGCMLSFGRSSYMRFNHPAEAKQLKSVLPNSRISMAPISFSLGDNMENHLERKPPVAPRKSPRNSYSEDEGFLGKLTKFEMLARQGRNAVCVSPKVFPAGSGTANVPADQILGYSRSPSLASLSKANNNNNNIAPLQNLTNFDVSRSNTPTIIAHDDNRLQRREVSRSPAGNGVSSTSVPNHNNLQVFGSQESFGKPVYKQMYHENNNENNRNEENLRVGMSQSLVCQRSSEYDNFGREYDMSQSLIVAKTTTEYFQVDQFGSNPNLRDHENGGLGLVNGGSNPHVRRIHPPSPAFNRNPKYSDQPRRTYANYARVKSPTPSAGSGCSIEELRERQIDAENKRKEAEYRRRQAQEERMREQEVERQEKLRLEEILAMCAEYERQSTVDQRPRQPNRIKTNGSLPREKRPGYNSPFDSPIRSPSSSGSQQSNFSFSESSRPGVSYENVNLVQGARNGRTEVVFGGETSGENGNETIAVNYENVRINEATSGYGKIQVVNSRSLPAQNYENFSPTNGNLRPSQIEEHNPVVTKNNATSYQQARGFRNFSNNQQQQQQQQHQHQCQGNRKNGQLQNSCEVIENKLAISNDDLLEAIEQLSMISKSKEAFATPKRNNTERDNAKSNEAKADKAREELEIEDRRKYVEFLQNEKVHIHGNMDVLKRSIADIETQEEEIGRELELEKALLSAEYEAESLKLSQDEGEKIRTQMRINELEREMAEDTVTQANLQAEAKQRVQSAQQACFRIEEEIREADDSADERRRQDLVEKLSVQQDLLESERKAFEDLEFHHLEEEASKLATREELQRYLSDLSTRIEAKKAQLNNLESQRTAAKNTAVRDTRSLERQKLGHVRRLEEGRNRLRAIDDELESLSRNEAENPDEKRSPSREDFDRISRVTTDSPIVQTTGQGSLGRKTIESLKEIERNRQLHLAKQGSQVISEERRRVEELKRRVQDEVRTQWEERKMNCASFNSVESGEESSSYSTGGPTESGSGSSDGADGGTSEKLSPGKSSPGPSPGPGSGSGGAGPSNGSYALLQRGNPRDEKRISSEGERTSSNSGGMPDGTGSRPHSQTSSELDTLGPLRPLQPVKHREKPKLLQQRPLTRYLPIKSESLDLRHHIETAGHQLQLIHDVSVDTTTCCGYLSKMSKKFHHWNKRWFVFDRKRKTLSYYSDSSAKKARGLVYFQSIEEVYVDHLNSVRSPQPSLTFIVKTSARLYHLMAPSPEAMRVWVDVVFTGAEGYHEFDHGV